A stretch of Campylobacter showae DNA encodes these proteins:
- the aspS gene encoding aspartate--tRNA ligase, with amino-acid sequence MRSHYCTDLSSADIGKEVTLCGWVNTYRDHGGVIFLDLRDRTGLIQIVCDPADSKSSHEAASHVRDEYVLRIKGKVRARGEGLVNPRLKTGEIEVVADEVIVENPSETLPFVIGDESVNEDIRLKYRFLDLRNEKLQNIFKMRSKAAIAARNSLDKMGFIEFETPILTRATPEGARDYLVPSRVYPGQFYALPQSPQLFKQLLMCSGFDKYFQIAKCFRDEDLRADRQPEFTQIDIEMSFIGQEDILNMAENMLKDVFAACGYDIQIPFRRMSYKEATETYGSDKPDLRYDLKMIDVIDIFARSSNEIFSKIATEPKKNRIKALKVPNGDNIFSKREMNRFEEFVRKFGAQGLGYFQMKEDGLKGPLCKFFEQSDLDEIVERCELKVGDVVFFGAGKKKVVLDYMGRFRIFLAEQMGIIDQNKMEFLWVLDFPMFEQNDDGSYSAMHHPFTMPKNIDEPDLEDILSVAHDVVLNGYELGGGSVRIHKNDVQQKVFKLLGIDEAEQREKFGFLLDALSFGAPPHGGIAIGFDRLNMLVNKTSSIRDVIAFPKTQRAQCPLTKAPSEASGEQLRELGLRLREKEK; translated from the coding sequence ATGCGTAGCCATTACTGCACTGATTTAAGCAGTGCCGACATAGGCAAAGAAGTTACGCTTTGCGGCTGGGTAAATACCTACCGCGACCACGGCGGCGTTATATTTTTGGACCTGCGCGATCGCACGGGACTGATCCAGATCGTCTGCGATCCGGCAGATAGCAAGAGCTCTCACGAGGCCGCATCGCACGTTCGCGACGAGTACGTGCTAAGGATAAAAGGCAAGGTCCGCGCTCGCGGCGAAGGCCTGGTAAATCCGCGCCTAAAAACGGGCGAGATCGAAGTAGTCGCAGACGAAGTGATCGTCGAAAACCCGAGCGAAACGCTACCTTTCGTCATCGGCGACGAGAGCGTAAACGAGGACATCAGGCTAAAATACAGATTTTTGGACCTTAGAAACGAGAAACTTCAAAATATCTTTAAAATGCGCTCAAAAGCGGCGATTGCAGCTAGAAACAGCCTAGATAAAATGGGCTTTATCGAGTTTGAAACGCCGATTTTAACGCGCGCTACGCCGGAAGGCGCAAGAGACTATCTAGTGCCTAGCCGCGTATATCCGGGTCAGTTTTACGCCCTGCCGCAAAGCCCGCAACTTTTTAAACAGCTTTTGATGTGTTCCGGCTTTGATAAATATTTCCAGATCGCAAAATGCTTCCGCGACGAGGACTTGCGCGCGGATAGACAGCCTGAATTTACGCAGATAGATATCGAGATGAGCTTCATCGGGCAAGAAGACATCCTAAATATGGCTGAAAACATGCTAAAAGACGTCTTTGCCGCATGTGGATACGATATACAAATCCCTTTCCGCCGCATGAGCTACAAAGAAGCGACCGAGACCTACGGCAGCGACAAGCCCGATCTGCGCTACGATCTAAAGATGATCGACGTTATCGACATTTTCGCGCGCTCTAGCAATGAAATATTTAGCAAAATCGCAACCGAACCTAAGAAAAACCGCATCAAAGCGCTAAAAGTGCCAAACGGCGATAATATCTTTAGCAAACGCGAGATGAACCGCTTTGAGGAATTCGTCCGCAAATTCGGCGCTCAGGGCCTTGGCTACTTCCAGATGAAAGAGGACGGACTAAAAGGACCGCTTTGCAAATTTTTCGAGCAAAGCGATCTTGACGAGATCGTAGAGCGCTGCGAGCTAAAAGTCGGCGACGTCGTATTTTTCGGCGCCGGCAAGAAAAAAGTCGTACTTGACTATATGGGTCGATTTAGGATTTTCCTCGCCGAGCAAATGGGCATCATCGACCAAAACAAAATGGAGTTTTTGTGGGTGCTCGACTTTCCGATGTTTGAGCAAAACGACGACGGCAGCTACTCGGCTATGCACCATCCGTTTACCATGCCTAAAAACATCGATGAACCCGATCTCGAGGACATCCTATCGGTCGCTCACGACGTCGTGCTTAACGGCTATGAGCTTGGCGGCGGTAGCGTGAGGATCCACAAAAACGATGTTCAGCAAAAGGTATTTAAGCTACTTGGCATCGACGAGGCCGAACAGCGCGAGAAATTCGGCTTCTTGCTCGATGCGTTAAGCTTTGGCGCGCCTCCGCACGGCGGTATCGCGATCGGCTTTGACAGGCTAAATATGCTGGTAAATAAAACCAGCTCGATCCGCGACGTCATCGCATTCCCTAAAACTCAGCGCGCTCAGTGCCCGCTAACGAAAGCGCCAAGCGAAGCTAGCGGCGAGCAGTTGAGGGAGTTAGGGCTAAGGCTGCGAGAAAAAGAAAAATAA
- a CDS encoding NAD(+) kinase produces MKKENLLLPAKVKKVGLVAKINANLVKNARILREILARYGVQILFENALAKHLNLKESSNLQGFEVRELAQECDFLISLGGDGTIISLCRNAAEISPFVLGIHAGRLGFLTDITMNECEKFFAEFFEGKFEVETPFMLDVFLHKKSGEILRKIAFNDAVIVGEKVGSMTHVEAFWNEKYFNAYFGDGVIVSTPVGSTGYNMSAGGAITYPLSEVFLVTPVCSHSLTQRPVVLPRGFEIKFKTASAAVLVIDGQDRYKMSELEGVSMTLSASTARLIRHVGRDYFQILKEKLHWGYND; encoded by the coding sequence ATGAAAAAAGAGAATTTATTACTTCCGGCTAAGGTAAAAAAAGTCGGCCTAGTCGCAAAAATCAATGCAAATTTGGTAAAAAACGCGCGAATCTTGCGCGAGATTTTAGCTAGGTACGGCGTTCAAATTTTGTTTGAAAACGCGCTCGCTAAACATCTAAATTTAAAAGAGAGCTCAAATTTGCAAGGATTTGAGGTGCGCGAGCTGGCGCAGGAGTGCGATTTTTTGATCTCGCTCGGAGGCGACGGCACGATCATCTCGCTTTGTAGAAACGCGGCCGAGATTTCGCCCTTCGTGCTAGGCATACACGCGGGTAGGCTAGGATTTTTGACCGATATCACGATGAATGAATGCGAGAAATTTTTTGCCGAGTTTTTCGAGGGCAAATTTGAGGTCGAGACCCCTTTTATGCTTGACGTTTTTTTGCACAAAAAAAGCGGGGAAATTTTACGCAAAATCGCATTTAACGACGCGGTAATCGTGGGCGAAAAGGTTGGCTCCATGACGCACGTGGAGGCTTTTTGGAACGAAAAATACTTTAACGCGTATTTTGGCGACGGCGTCATCGTCTCTACGCCCGTGGGTTCAACCGGATACAATATGAGCGCGGGCGGAGCGATAACCTATCCTTTGAGCGAGGTGTTTTTGGTGACGCCCGTTTGTTCGCATTCGCTAACTCAACGTCCGGTTGTGCTTCCGCGCGGATTTGAGATCAAATTTAAAACCGCAAGTGCGGCGGTATTGGTTATCGATGGGCAGGATAGGTATAAGATGAGCGAGCTTGAAGGCGTGAGCATGACGCTAAGCGCGAGCACGGCGCGGTTAATCCGCCACGTCGGGAGAGATTATTTTCAAATTTTAAAAGAAAAGCTACATTGGGGTTATAATGATTGA
- a CDS encoding AAA family ATPase, with translation MIERILIKQNLSFENVELNFGRGLSVFTGVSGAGKSVLMGSIMAVLGLKDSEAKLIEADVSHKFNLEEFGLESEEINTFKLFRDKTTRYFINSQAVSKKNLASIAKEHVKYLSAKEINEFENDRFLNLLDSLQAKKDAKFNEILSEFRLKFDEFSQISRELKKIIDEEKRVEELKEFASFEINKIESVSPKIGEFDELMELKKRLSKKDKILEAWNRAEQIFNFEQAVVDALNISDIDSSFFEEAMNELRVARENLNMDELEDVDIEGVLDRIEAINSLVRRYGGEEEALQTLKTRKAELARYENISFEKSELERKFKQNEAAVNALADKIGQARAANLKELEALINSFLKELYMSEISLKINSKTLDAAGRDEVNLSLNETALKNLSSGELNRLRLAFIASESKITGGGEGVIILDEIDANLSGKEAMSIANVLLNLAKFYQIFAISHQPQLSSKADSHFLVEKRGETSNVRELKNEERVSELARMISGERITDEALNFARQLLVV, from the coding sequence ATGATTGAGCGGATTTTGATAAAGCAAAATTTGAGTTTTGAAAACGTCGAGTTAAATTTCGGGCGCGGACTTAGCGTATTTACGGGCGTGAGCGGTGCGGGCAAATCGGTCCTGATGGGTTCGATCATGGCGGTTTTGGGGCTAAAGGACAGCGAAGCAAAGCTGATAGAGGCCGACGTCTCGCATAAATTTAACCTTGAGGAATTCGGCCTTGAGAGCGAGGAGATAAATACCTTTAAGCTTTTTCGCGACAAAACGACGCGCTACTTTATAAACTCGCAAGCCGTTTCTAAAAAAAATCTAGCCAGCATCGCCAAAGAGCACGTCAAATACCTATCCGCAAAGGAAATAAACGAATTTGAAAACGATAGATTTTTAAATTTGCTGGATAGCTTGCAAGCGAAAAAAGACGCTAAATTTAACGAAATTTTGAGCGAATTTAGGCTCAAATTTGACGAATTTAGCCAAATTTCTCGCGAGCTAAAAAAAATAATCGACGAAGAAAAAAGAGTGGAGGAGCTAAAGGAATTTGCCTCTTTTGAAATCAATAAAATAGAAAGCGTAAGTCCGAAAATCGGCGAATTTGACGAGCTAATGGAGCTAAAAAAGCGCCTGAGTAAAAAGGATAAAATTTTAGAAGCGTGGAATAGGGCGGAGCAAATTTTTAATTTCGAGCAGGCTGTAGTAGACGCGCTAAACATCAGCGATATCGATAGCAGTTTTTTTGAGGAGGCGATGAACGAGCTACGAGTAGCGCGCGAAAATCTAAACATGGACGAGCTAGAAGACGTAGATATCGAGGGCGTGCTAGACCGCATCGAGGCGATAAACTCGCTCGTGCGTCGCTATGGCGGCGAGGAGGAGGCGCTCCAGACACTAAAAACGCGCAAAGCCGAGCTAGCAAGATACGAAAATATAAGCTTTGAAAAGAGCGAGCTGGAGCGTAAATTTAAGCAAAACGAAGCCGCGGTAAACGCGCTGGCGGATAAAATCGGCCAGGCTCGCGCGGCAAATTTAAAGGAGCTTGAAGCGCTCATAAATTCGTTTCTAAAAGAGCTTTATATGAGCGAGATTTCATTAAAGATAAATAGCAAAACCCTGGACGCCGCTGGCAGGGACGAGGTAAATTTAAGCCTAAACGAGACGGCGCTAAAAAATCTAAGCTCGGGCGAGCTAAACCGATTAAGGCTAGCTTTTATAGCGAGCGAAAGCAAGATCACCGGAGGCGGCGAGGGCGTCATAATCCTAGATGAAATAGATGCGAATCTAAGCGGAAAAGAGGCGATGAGTATCGCAAACGTGCTGCTAAATTTGGCCAAATTTTATCAAATTTTTGCTATCTCGCATCAGCCGCAGCTAAGCTCTAAGGCCGATTCGCATTTTCTAGTCGAAAAGCGCGGCGAAACCTCGAACGTAAGGGAGCTAAAAAACGAGGAGCGCGTGAGCGAACTAGCCAGAATGATAAGCGGCGAACGCATTACCGATGAAGCGTTAAATTTCGCCCGTCAGCTTTTGGTTGTTTAA
- a CDS encoding diguanylate cyclase, with product MEKSKILIVEDNKALAKLIAKKMEDNTEMQVDVAHSLAEAQAFLTKAKDYFITLLDLNLPDAPNGEVVDFVASKGLPIIVLTGSMDDKTRETFMDKDIVDYVYKGNMSDVNYIFHMIDRLKNNKQYKVMVVEDVMQTRNDVKKILQNLQFQVFTAAHGEEAMNYFADNPDIKLVVSDYGMPVKDGLEVLKELREQKDKNELGVIMMTSANENVSGAVFLKNGANDFIAKPFLKEELICRVNNTIENMENINKIANFANKDFLTGLFNRRYFYDDMQGYLASLEENPMPYAVAVIDVDGLKNINDKYGQDSGDKILKLLAKKLIDDTKSSDIAARFGGGEFCVLLKNVSQEDAVKFFVGLRAAIAANPVNIKNESVKISVSIGVTFGKSDYNVDEILDLADEALYRAKQNGRNRVEIA from the coding sequence ATGGAAAAAAGTAAAATTTTAATAGTAGAAGACAACAAAGCCTTAGCAAAGCTAATCGCTAAAAAGATGGAAGATAATACTGAAATGCAAGTGGACGTCGCTCACAGCTTAGCCGAAGCGCAGGCGTTTCTTACGAAGGCTAAGGATTATTTTATAACTTTGCTCGATTTAAATTTGCCCGATGCTCCAAACGGCGAAGTGGTCGATTTCGTAGCGTCTAAGGGCTTACCGATTATAGTTTTAACGGGCAGTATGGACGATAAGACCAGAGAGACTTTTATGGACAAGGACATCGTGGACTACGTCTATAAGGGAAATATGAGCGACGTAAATTATATATTTCATATGATAGATAGGCTAAAAAACAACAAGCAGTATAAAGTCATGGTAGTAGAAGACGTAATGCAGACTAGAAACGACGTAAAAAAAATATTGCAAAATTTGCAGTTTCAAGTATTTACGGCGGCTCACGGCGAAGAGGCGATGAATTATTTTGCCGATAATCCAGATATAAAACTCGTGGTTTCTGATTACGGTATGCCGGTAAAAGACGGTTTGGAGGTTTTAAAAGAGCTAAGGGAGCAAAAAGATAAAAACGAACTAGGCGTTATAATGATGACTAGCGCGAACGAAAACGTTAGCGGCGCGGTATTTTTGAAAAACGGAGCTAATGATTTTATCGCTAAGCCGTTTTTAAAAGAAGAGCTTATTTGCCGCGTAAATAATACTATAGAAAATATGGAAAATATTAATAAAATCGCAAATTTCGCCAATAAAGATTTTCTAACCGGATTATTTAATAGAAGGTATTTTTACGACGATATGCAAGGATACTTGGCAAGTTTGGAAGAAAATCCTATGCCTTACGCCGTAGCCGTGATCGATGTAGACGGGCTTAAAAATATTAACGATAAATACGGACAAGATAGCGGCGATAAAATTTTAAAACTACTGGCTAAAAAATTAATCGACGACACCAAAAGCAGCGATATAGCGGCTAGATTCGGCGGCGGAGAATTTTGCGTTTTATTAAAAAACGTATCGCAAGAAGACGCGGTTAAATTTTTCGTCGGATTAAGAGCCGCAATAGCAGCCAATCCGGTAAATATAAAAAACGAATCGGTTAAAATTTCGGTTTCCATAGGCGTTACTTTCGGTAAAAGCGATTATAACGTCGACGAGATTTTGGATCTTGCCGATGAGGCTCTTTACAGAGCTAAACAAAACGGGCGAAATAGGGTAGAAATAGCCTGA
- a CDS encoding TatD family hydrolase, producing MIIDTHCHLDDESFDNDLVKVIANAHENGVGGVLIPGADINDLPKAAKITREFENVFFAVGVHPYDKDGFDKGALYKFAKDEKCIAVGECGLDYFRLPKDENEKELEKAEQKRVFRAQLDMAVELNLPVILHIRDANEDSFNILKEYASRLVGAVLHCYNASPLLLELAKMGEFYFGIGGVLTFKNAKNLAQILPQIPRDRLLLETDAPYLTPEPFRGRRNEPAFTRLVATKMAEILNLKEEEVMEITTKNAKKIFTKFNT from the coding sequence ATGATAATAGACACTCACTGTCATTTGGACGATGAAAGCTTTGATAACGATCTAGTAAAAGTTATCGCAAATGCCCATGAAAACGGTGTCGGCGGAGTGCTAATACCGGGTGCTGATATTAATGATTTACCAAAAGCGGCTAAAATAACCCGCGAATTTGAAAATGTATTTTTTGCCGTCGGGGTTCATCCGTATGATAAGGATGGATTTGACAAGGGTGCGCTTTATAAATTTGCAAAAGACGAAAAGTGCATTGCCGTGGGCGAGTGCGGGCTTGATTACTTCCGCTTGCCTAAGGACGAAAATGAAAAAGAGCTTGAAAAAGCAGAACAAAAGCGCGTGTTTAGAGCGCAGCTTGATATGGCGGTAGAGCTAAATTTGCCGGTCATTTTGCATATTAGAGATGCAAACGAAGATAGTTTTAATATCTTAAAAGAGTATGCAAGCAGGCTTGTCGGAGCGGTTTTGCACTGCTATAACGCTTCGCCTTTGCTTCTAGAGCTTGCAAAAATGGGCGAGTTTTACTTTGGTATCGGCGGGGTTTTGACGTTTAAAAACGCAAAAAATTTGGCTCAAATTTTGCCCCAAATTCCGCGAGATAGGCTGCTACTTGAAACAGATGCGCCGTATCTAACGCCCGAGCCTTTTAGGGGGCGCAGAAACGAGCCTGCATTTACGCGATTAGTTGCGACGAAGATGGCTGAGATTTTAAATTTAAAAGAAGAAGAGGTAATGGAAATAACAACGAAAAATGCAAAGAAAATCTTTACGAAATTTAACACGTAA